The following coding sequences are from one Dermacentor silvarum isolate Dsil-2018 chromosome 4, BIME_Dsil_1.4, whole genome shotgun sequence window:
- the LOC119448395 gene encoding LOW QUALITY PROTEIN: beta-galactosidase-like (The sequence of the model RefSeq protein was modified relative to this genomic sequence to represent the inferred CDS: inserted 1 base in 1 codon) has protein sequence MAGLNFALVCSFRAQTARSFVIDYESNCFRKDGEPFQIVAGSIHSFRILPEQWEERLATMRAAGLNAIQTYIEWSSHEPEEGRFDFEGQQNIVRFLKLAQSXDLLVLLRPGPYIDAERDMGGLPYWLLSVNASIGLRTSDAQFIEYVDRYFSTLLPLLRPLVYSNGGPIVAVQVENEYGSYHVCDTAYMVHLRDLLRRYLGHDVVLYTVDNAIDKMLQCGKVDGAHATVDFGTGGSSALSFMMQRLHQERGPLLNAEFYTGWLDHWAQPHHVINTSAVARHLDKMLGMNASVSMYMFHGGTSFGFKSGANEDCGYEPTPTSYDYDAPMTEAGDPTDKFVVIRAVISKHLSLPSVPVPRPKTKMALPPIELKHMFGLSELREMYAHVTTTSEIPLSFERIRQTYQGLLSRMDDVYETMISVTRGQRLTVLVESQGRNAFGNLNDVKGITSNVTLSGVVLTHWNMTPIDDREHLKKQGEFFGKAAQVASKSRPVPTAGFGVYKAEFALLLQPPLDSFLRLDNWRKGSAYLNGFNLGRYWTPMGPQKALYVPSVLFKPKNILNVVELEQAPCGDDSNLCTARFVDTPEINSAVPMHLTAYNCTP, from the exons ATGGCTGGTC TTAATTTCGCTTTGGTTTGCTCTTTCCGTGCGCAGACAGCAAGGTCCTTCGTCATTGACTATGAAAGTAACTGCTTCCGGAAAGACGGCGAGCCCTTCCAAATCGTGGCCGGTTCTATTCATTCTTTCCGGATTCTTCCGGAGCAGTGGGAGGAGAGGCTGGCGACTATGAGGGCGGCTGGACTTAATGCCATACAGAC CTACATCGAGTGGAGCAGTCACGAGCCCGAGGAAGGCCGCTTCGACTTCGAGGGGCAGCAGAACATTGTTCGTTTCTTGAAGCTGGCCCAAA AGGACCTGCTCGTTCTCCTGAGGCCAGGCCCTTATATCGACGCCGAGAGGGACATG ggcgGTCTCCCGTACTGGCTGCTGTCAGTGAACGCGTCCATTGGACTCCGTACAAGCGATGCGC AGTTCATCGAGTACGTGGACCGATACTTCTCCACGCTGCTTCCGCTACTGCGACCTCTTGTGTATTCGAACGGAGGACCGATCGTGGCCGTACAG GTGGAGAACGAGTACGGCAGCTACCACGTCTGTGATACAGCGTACATGGTGCATCTGAGAGACCTGTTGCGGCGCTACTTGGGTCACGACGTCGTGCTCTACACCGTCGACAATGCCATCGACAAAATGCTTCAATGTGGAAAAGTAGACGGCGCTCACGCCACGGTTGATTTCGGCACAGGTGGGTCTTCGGCTCTA TCGTTCATGATGCAGCGTCTCCACCAGGAGCGGGGTCCGCTTCTAAACGCCGAGTTCTACACGGGCTGGCTCGATCACTGGGCGCAACCGCACCACGTGATCAACACGAGTGCCGTGGCGCGTCACTTGGACAAGATGCTCGGCATGAACGCTTCAGTCAGCAT GTATATGTTTCACGGAGGCACGTCGTTTGGATTCAAGTCGGGTG CGAACGAAGATTGTGGCTATGAGCCGACGCCCACGAGCTATGACTATGACGCGCCCATGACGGAAGCCGGTGACCCAACGGACAAGTTTGTAGTTATCCGCGCAGTCATCTCAAAG CACCTTTCTTTGCCGTCAGTACCTGTGCCCAGACCCAAGACGAAGATGGCACTGCCGCCAATAGAACTAAAGCAC ATGTTCGGCCTCAGCGAGCTGCGAGAAATGTACGCGCACGTCACAACCACATCGGAAATCCCTCTGTCATTTGAACGAATCAGACAA ACGTACCAGGGCCTGCTTTCACGCATGGACGACGTGTACGAGACGATGATCTCTGTGACCAGAGGCCAGAGGCTGACGGTGCTGGTCGAAAGCCAGGGCAGGAACGCTTTCGGCAATCTCAACGATGTCAAG GGCATTACATCCAACGTAACGCTGTCCGGCGTCGTGCTGACTCACTGGAACATGACACCGATCGATGACCGCGAGCATCTCAAAAAGCAGGGAGAATTTTTTGGAAAGGCCGCTCAGGTGGCGTCAAAGTCACGACCAGTGCCAACGGCAGGCTTCGGAGTCTACAAAGCCGAGTTCGCATTGTTGTTGCAGCCTCCGCTGGACAGCTTTCTCAGACTGGACAATTGGAGAAAG GGCAGCGCCTACCTCAACGGTTTCAACCTGGGTCGCTACTGGACTCCTATGGGCCCGCAGAAGGCCCTCTACGTTCCTTCGGTATTATTCAAGCCCAAAAATATTCTCAACGTCGTCGAGCTTGAGCAGGCGCCGTGTGGGGACGATTCCAATCTTTGCACCGCGCGATTCGTGGACACGCCGGAAATCAACAGTGCTGTGCCGATGCACCTCACCGCTTACAATTGCACCCCATAA